From the genome of Eublepharis macularius isolate TG4126 chromosome 12, MPM_Emac_v1.0, whole genome shotgun sequence, one region includes:
- the LOC129340459 gene encoding uncharacterized protein LOC129340459: protein MVPQIVPKSKAPGVDFCGGETCYYIIRSDLGCYMKSTNFHEGKDLEVFSLHNSCRGGDHYLAHEDDLFYIIKGDHYRRVSDMHQDKSAVVYSLHPNCQGGDHYLSAFGHFYIIFQKKGIYRKVTNMNTDEDADEYTLHPDCRNGLYYWGCKDYYYFVKPHDEWGIQYFKSTNFHEKEDPNTFSFHETVVPFLPGGLAIALGECFGKWEALKTISNDSNSPITWNKKITKKVGCNKSKMNSVENHWKIGMTASYQSGALTEAIAKYQFSVSTEHGGKSVQTESEDWSEATEVEESVNVTLLPKSQLYIWQYQLGLGKEPILFCRDMRFTNDATPPTTIPLPKSSDK, encoded by the coding sequence ATGGTGCCTCAAATAGTCCCCAAGAGCAAAGCTCCAGGAGTTGATTTTTGTGGGGGTGAAACATGTTATTACATCATCCGCTCCGACCTGGGCTGCTACATGAAGTCAACCAATTTCCATGAGGGCAAAGACCTAGAAGTCTTTAGCCTGCACAATTCTTGCCGGGGTGGAGATCACTACTTAGCCCACGAGGATGACCTCTTCTACATCATCAAGGGAGACCACTATCGCCGTGTCAGTGACATGCACCAGGACAAGAGTGCTGTGGTGTACAGCCTCCATCCCAACTGTCAAGGAGGAGATCATTACCTGTCCGCCTTCGGTCACTTCTACATTATTTTTCAGAAGAAAGGCATTTACCGCAAGGTCACTAATATGAATACAGATGAAGATGCAGATGAATACACCCTTCACCCAGACTGCAGGAACGGCCTTTATTATTGGGGCTGTAAGGATTACTACTACTTCGTAAAACCCCATGATGAATGGGGCATCCAATACTTTAAGTCCACCAACTTCCATGAAAAAGAAGATCCGAATACATTTTCCTTCCATGAAACCGTGGTCCCCTTTCTCCCTGGAGGCCTGGCCATTGCTCTTGGTGAGTGTTTTGGTAAATGGGAGGCTCTCAAGACCATCTCCAATGATTCTAACAGTCCCATCACTTGGAACAAGAAGATCACTAAGAAGGTGGGATGCAACAAGTCAAAGATGAACTCCGTGGAGAATCACTGGAAGATAGGTATGACTGCTTCATATCAGTCTGGAGCCCTCACTGAAGCCATTGCCAAGTATCAGTTCAGCGTTTCCACCGAACATGGTGGGAAAAGTGTCCAAACCGAGTCGGAAGACTGGAGTGAAGCCACAGAAGTGGAAGAATCGGTTAATGTGACCCTGCTGCCCAAAAGCCAGTTGTACATATGGCAGTACCAGCTGGGCTTGGGCAAGGAGCCCATCTTGTTCTGCCGTGACATGAGGTTTACTAACGATGCCACTCCACCCACAACTATTCCTCTGCCAAAATCTTCTGATAAGTAA